From a region of the Triticum aestivum cultivar Chinese Spring chromosome 7D, IWGSC CS RefSeq v2.1, whole genome shotgun sequence genome:
- the LOC123169508 gene encoding uncharacterized protein has protein sequence MPGERQGRSLQASMRAERWLNAFVRMIALLERVGNALGTLAFIWGTVVVLGGFAAYLGTDFWVATVIVFLEGFRAFSRESSSDDQFLFKTTGGINLERTGLGTRSGSLNYANAVIMTACMLMLPALEIIHYRSSVPVLQDSDGVFLLMLVVTTHKLGFYTLIGYISTNRSHILLHFIPAASLLLVWVGHRYLEGYCLDYCGFVYLNHRLILLWFSIYILARFGSPGDGCPYHRMVKVVARLFRIILLGVVIWRLSGWFGPMGLLALLSPLVLGNLQIPMALARIMFSYVWLVTKDIEVHETKNQNVIRAVQMLYIVVMCQGILYCLACILEPLSFLQRRSLALDCKLSDKLGMESIDLYYEQAFDTFLKESVFDSTKKVDLATFAVDSLNPMASRDRKRAAVRILASFLQSHATSSTNDTNIISLITTSTDAVTTLISMLEWTVTEDADIRLFATKVTAQLAPNLRIIGIPGTMHKISLLLDAQDQPIIQNSPAQIVLGNGGNTDNQQSTNASATVDQNRRNIGRQQTRMRSALSFLRLDIEGGNAPEVPGRSRICKFLLFLMEEICKFGEHIEKLLSIPHKESEDNDSLPVLGMQILEGLAHDIHNCAEISRATELLPKIIEFMSFVPGTVVEQRQKIAMSSLRLVAKLGSIKGKIGITLVQDLSENPLLIGNLTEILELEENSNPEQVKLAMDIIAKIAVDKKTRQKIWTVQVIIDKLLNAFLLDDESLAPLAGEALAMLATESPVHCSGLLVKRNYELIRDLADKLQRSQHVYPAASLLQRFCENSTQLLLAHQDSRDRLSSTLTVVLGRIVDVEGKQMEALISLASQICSAGITPVLNSSANAVPFVEKLVRELKARKIPGADEFPDMRRLLVQLTLSIAEYCDGYAFIFKQHGMMDVLSKVEQYMGLVSEEHGALNDKVARAKGLIDAATS, from the exons ATGCCCGGCGAGCGGCAAGGAAGGTCGTTGCAAGCTAGCATGAGAGCTGAGAGATGGCTCAACGCCTTTGTCCGGATGATTGCCTTGCTAGAGAGGGTGGGTAACGCCCTCGGTACCCTGGCATTCATTTGGGGGACGGTGGTGGTGCTCGGCGGCTTCGCGGCGTACCTGGGCACAGATTTTTGGGTCGCTACTGTGATTGTCTTCCTCGAGGGTTTCAG GGCATTTAGCCGGGAAAGCAGTTCGGATGATCAATTTTTATTCAAGACTACAGGAGGCATCAATCTCGAAAGAACGGGACTAGGTACTAGAAGTGGATCTCTAAATTATGCAAATGCAGTGATAATGACAGCTTGCATGTTGATGTTGCCTGCTCTTGAAATCATTCACTATCGTAGCTCAGTTCCAGTGCTCCAAGATAGTGATGGTGTTTTTTTGCTTATGTTAGTGGTGACAACGCATAAGCTGGGGTTTTACACACTTATTGGATACATTAGCACGAACAGAAGCCACATACTGTTGCACTTTATTCCGGCAGCTTCTCTCCTACTTGTTTGGGTTGGACACCGCTATTTAGAAGGATACTGCTTGGATTATTGTGGATTTGTTTATCTGAATCACAGGCTAATTCTTCTATGGTTCAGCATCTACATTTTAGCGAGGTTTGGATCGCCGGGAGATGGTTGTCCATATCACAGAATGGTTAAAGTAGTAGCACGACTATTCCGTATTATATTGCTTGGTGTAGTAATTTGGAGATTGTCAGGCTGGTTTGGGCCTATGGGCTTGCTGGCGCTGTTAAGCCCGTTGGTGCTAGGCAACCTACAGATTCCAATGGCTTTGGCACGAATCATGTTCTCATATGTGTGGCTTGTCACCAAGGATATTGAAGTTCATGAGACGAAAAACCAAAACGTCATCCGAGCAGTGCAGATGTTGTACATAGTGGTGATGTGTCAAGGGATACTCTATTGTTTGGCGTGCATACTGGAGCCATTATCTTTCTTGCAACGGAGATCACTGGCCCTTGATTGTAAACTCTCAGATAAGTTGGGGATGGAATCTATTGATCTCTACTACGAACAAGCCTTTGACACCTTCTTGAAAGAAAGTGTGTTCGACAGTACAAAGAAAGTGGACCTTGCCACCTTTGCTGTGGACTCCCTGAACCCCATGGCATCACGGGACAGGAAGCGTGCTGCTGTCCGAATCTTGGCCTCCTTTCTGCAGAGTCACGCGACCTCCAGCACCAATGACACAAATATTATCTCTCTGATCACCACCTCCACCGATGCCGTGACCACCTTGATCAGCATGCTGGAATGGACAGTCACAGAAGATGCAGATATCAGGCTATTCGCCACGAAGGTCACTGCTCAACTTGCTCCGAACCTACGGATCATCGGTATTCCCGGAACTATGCACAAGATATCTTTACTTCTTGATGCCCAAGATCAGCCGATTATACAGAATAGTCCTGCCCAGATTGTGCTTGGAAATGGAGGCAACACAGATAATCAGCAAAGCACCAATGCTTCTGCAACAGTGGACCAAAACAGAAGAAACATTGGTAGACAACAAACAAGAATGCGCAGTGCTTTAAGTTTTTTACGGCTGGACATTGAGGGAGGGAACGCGCCAGAAGTGCCAGGTCGCTCTCGGATTTGCAAATTCTTACTTTTTCTGATGGAGGAGATATGCAAATTTGGGGAACACATCGAGAAGCTGTTGTCGATTCCACACAAGGAATCCGAGGATAACGACTCGCTCCCTGTACTGGGCATGCAAATCCTTGAAGGGCTGGCTCATGATATCCACAACTGTGCAGAAATCAGCAGAGCTACAGAGCTCCTCCCGAAGATAATAGAGTTCATGAGCTTTGTGCCTGGCACAGTGGTAGAACAGCGACAAAAGATTGCCATGTCATCACTAAGATTAGTTGCCAAGCTTGGAAGCATCAAAGGAAAAATCGGCATAACATTGGTACAAGATCTTTCTGAGAATCCCTTGCTGATTGGCAACCTTACCGAGATTTTGGAGCTAGAGGAAAACTCTAACCCTGAACAAGTGAAGCTGGCGATGGATATCATTGCCAAGATCGCGGTGGATAAgaaaacaaggcaaaagatttggaCAGTACAAGTTATCATTGACAAGCTGCTGAATGCGTTTCTTCTGGATGATGAATCGTTAGCACCACTGGCAGGGGAAGCACTCGCGATGCTGGCAACTGAAAGCCCAGTCCACTGCTCTGGTTTGTTGGTCAAAAGGAATTACGAGCTTATCAGGGATCTGGCTGACAAGCTTCAGCGTAGTCAGCATGTATACCCAGCAGCAAGTCTACTCCAAAGGTTCTGCGAAAACTCGACGCAATTACTGCTGGCGCATCAAGATTCAAGGGATCGCTTGTCATCTACCTTGACAGTG GTCTTGGGAAGAATAGTGGATGTTGAGGGCAAGCAGATGGAGGCACTGATCAGCCTAGCTTCACAAATCTGCAGTGCAGGCATTACCCCTGTACTGAACTCTTCTGCAAATGCTGTGCCATTTGTTGAGAAATTGGTGCGTGAACTCAAGGCCCGCAAGATACCAGGTGCCGATGAATTTCCAGATATGAGGAGGCTGCTGGTACAGCTCACATTATCCATCGCGGAATACTGTGATGGCTACGCATTCATCTTCAAGCAACACGGGATGATGGATGTTCTTTCAAAGGTGGAACAGTACATGGGGTTGGTTTCAGAGGAGCATGGAGCTCTGAACGACAAGGTGGCCAGAGCAAAGGGGCTCATCGACGCCGCCACAAGTTAA